From Pseudoleptotrichia goodfellowii, a single genomic window includes:
- a CDS encoding TrkH family potassium uptake protein, whose protein sequence is MNKKMIGFIVGRILLLEAGLMILPLIVSFIYREDWKYKVSYFSVIMMLVILGFILSGKSPKNMSIQGREGFVIVSLSWILLSAFGALPFVLTKEIPSFIDAFFETVSGFTTTGSSIITDLSKISHSNLFWRSFTHFVGGMGVLVLALAVFPKNSPSSVHVMKAEVPGPTFGKLVSKLSATARVLYQIYLVMTIVVMILLMFGGLDLFESSLLAFGTAGTGGFGLRNGSILPYHSAYIEMVLAIGMLVFGINFNIYYFILIKKAKEALANEELKYYLMIVIFSTALIMINIIPMYKSLWQCFRNAFFSVSSVITTTGYSTADFGMWPVFPQTILLILMFSGACAGSTAGGLKVSRVVMMGKMFFSEIKQMISPNRVVTVKYENKPLDIKIQKSVAAYFMVYMILFTAILLIISVNSQDFLTAFSAVAATFNNIGPGLGKVGPAFSFAEYNDFSKTVLSFAMLAGRLEIYPMLILFAPATWKIK, encoded by the coding sequence ATGAACAAAAAAATGATAGGTTTTATAGTTGGAAGAATACTTTTGCTTGAAGCGGGACTGATGATTTTACCTTTAATAGTGAGTTTTATTTATAGAGAAGACTGGAAATACAAGGTTTCTTATTTTTCAGTAATAATGATGCTTGTCATACTCGGATTTATTCTTTCGGGAAAATCTCCTAAGAACATGAGTATACAGGGAAGAGAAGGTTTTGTTATCGTGTCGCTCTCATGGATATTACTTTCGGCTTTCGGGGCATTACCTTTCGTTCTTACTAAAGAAATACCGTCTTTTATAGATGCATTTTTTGAAACAGTAAGTGGATTTACTACAACAGGTTCGAGTATAATAACCGATCTTTCAAAAATAAGTCATTCAAATTTATTTTGGCGAAGTTTTACTCATTTTGTAGGAGGAATGGGAGTGCTGGTACTTGCTCTTGCAGTGTTTCCGAAAAATTCTCCGAGTTCAGTACACGTAATGAAAGCTGAAGTTCCGGGACCGACTTTTGGAAAACTTGTATCAAAACTTTCTGCTACTGCAAGAGTGCTTTACCAGATTTATCTTGTAATGACAATAGTTGTCATGATTTTACTTATGTTCGGTGGACTTGATTTGTTTGAGTCGTCTTTACTTGCTTTCGGAACTGCAGGAACAGGAGGTTTTGGCTTAAGAAACGGAAGTATACTGCCTTATCACAGTGCTTATATTGAAATGGTTTTGGCTATAGGGATGCTTGTTTTCGGAATTAATTTTAATATTTACTATTTTATACTTATAAAAAAAGCCAAAGAAGCTCTTGCTAATGAAGAATTGAAATATTATCTTATGATTGTAATTTTCAGTACAGCGTTAATAATGATAAATATAATCCCTATGTATAAGTCTTTGTGGCAGTGTTTCAGGAATGCGTTCTTTTCAGTATCTTCTGTAATAACTACTACGGGATATTCTACTGCAGATTTTGGTATGTGGCCTGTATTTCCTCAAACAATACTGCTTATTCTTATGTTTTCAGGGGCTTGTGCAGGATCTACAGCGGGTGGACTTAAAGTGTCAAGAGTTGTTATGATGGGAAAAATGTTTTTCTCTGAAATAAAACAGATGATAAGTCCTAACAGAGTAGTTACTGTAAAATATGAAAATAAACCCTTGGATATAAAAATACAGAAAAGTGTGGCAGCTTATTTTATGGTTTATATGATATTGTTTACGGCTATATTACTTATAATATCTGTTAATTCACAGGACTTTTTAACAGCTTTCAGTGCTGTGGCGGCAACTTTCAATAATATAGGACCGGGACTCGGAAAAGTCGGCCCTGCATTCAGCTTTGCAGAGTATAATGATTTCTCAAAAACGGTATTGAGTTTTGCTATGCTTGCAGGAAGACTCGAAATATATCCTATGCTCATATTGTTTGCACCGGCAACATGGAAGATAAAATAA
- a CDS encoding YARHG domain-containing protein: MRKFFKIFIFCFLSLSIFGNDWDFYFTGKQIVPFEISETAIKKEIIKINIEGKEAVVNVKFIFDSPVKSKKMIGFVAPTIKNMQNPGLDKLNVRDFETKVNGKKVNSNVEKLDYFLKKGIMSEDKLKKYTDEEYPDNYVYYFNADFVKGENVVEHSYKGDYIYDFEYVLTTISKWKNKKVDDFELIIEPGNKFIQLQYSFWNDQKMINWEIVGEGKLTAITPEMAEKAEGSFGQKINENIYARLKNGYIRYKAENFAPDKDFYMKYIENIEQMEDELPREKVGNYIFTDKLFMIAAYGNEKEMRKLSNKDLDIVKNYLYAIAGYDFSKKQLKDYFSKFVWYVPINKDVKIDDYNKLTEKINKIKKERSRK, encoded by the coding sequence ATGAGAAAATTTTTTAAAATTTTTATATTTTGTTTTTTAAGTTTGTCAATATTCGGAAATGACTGGGATTTTTATTTTACAGGAAAACAGATTGTTCCTTTTGAAATTTCGGAAACAGCTATAAAAAAGGAAATAATAAAAATAAACATAGAAGGAAAAGAAGCTGTAGTAAATGTCAAATTTATATTTGACAGCCCTGTAAAAAGTAAAAAAATGATAGGCTTTGTAGCTCCAACAATAAAAAATATGCAAAATCCGGGATTGGATAAATTAAATGTCAGAGATTTTGAAACAAAAGTAAATGGAAAAAAAGTAAATTCCAATGTGGAAAAACTGGATTATTTTTTAAAAAAGGGAATTATGAGTGAGGACAAATTAAAAAAATATACAGATGAAGAATATCCGGATAATTATGTTTATTATTTTAATGCTGATTTTGTAAAAGGGGAAAATGTAGTTGAACACAGCTATAAAGGAGATTATATCTATGATTTTGAATATGTTTTAACGACTATTTCCAAATGGAAAAACAAAAAAGTGGATGATTTTGAACTGATTATTGAGCCGGGAAATAAATTTATTCAATTACAGTACAGTTTTTGGAATGATCAAAAAATGATAAACTGGGAAATTGTCGGAGAAGGAAAATTAACGGCTATTACTCCCGAGATGGCAGAAAAAGCGGAAGGCAGTTTCGGTCAAAAAATTAATGAAAATATATATGCGAGATTGAAAAACGGATATATAAGATATAAAGCTGAAAATTTTGCTCCTGATAAAGATTTTTACATGAAGTATATAGAAAATATTGAACAGATGGAAGATGAACTTCCAAGAGAAAAAGTAGGAAATTATATATTTACGGATAAACTTTTCATGATTGCAGCCTATGGCAATGAAAAAGAAATGAGAAAACTGAGTAATAAAGATCTTGATATTGTTAAAAATTATCTTTATGCAATAGCAGGGTATGATTTTTCCAAAAAGCAATTAAAAGATTATTTTTCAAAATTTGTGTGGTATGTTCCTATTAACAAAGATGTTAAAATAGACGATTATAATAAATTGACAGAAAAAATAAATAAAATAAAAAAAGAAAGAAGTAGAAAATAA
- a CDS encoding AraC family transcriptional regulator: MNIIKAFNQTIGYIEENLTEKLDEKIIQQLSGYSFPLFSRIFSIMVGYPLSEYIRFRKLSCAAVDLRGKDERVIDIAFKYGYESPDSFTAAFKKFHGYTPNEVKKGKTFKIFSPILLSLNVSGGKNMDIKIEKKKGFKIAGIRKEVNENTNFPEVWNKLFSKVDSRILENLGNGQSYGACCNFKNKIEVLCEKNIFDYMAGYDVKDMNKAKEAGLEILEVPEAEYAVIKLKGAIPECIHEGWKYVTNVFFPEQGYKHAGTPDFEVYSEGNPESIDYEMELWIPVEKL, encoded by the coding sequence TTGAATATAATAAAAGCATTTAATCAGACGATCGGGTATATTGAGGAAAATTTAACTGAAAAGTTGGATGAAAAAATCATACAACAACTTTCAGGATATTCATTTCCTTTGTTCAGTAGAATATTCTCAATTATGGTCGGCTATCCTTTAAGCGAATATATCCGTTTCAGAAAGTTGAGTTGTGCAGCTGTTGATTTGCGGGGAAAAGATGAAAGAGTAATCGATATTGCTTTTAAATACGGTTATGAATCTCCCGATTCATTTACAGCGGCCTTTAAGAAATTTCACGGCTACACTCCCAATGAGGTTAAAAAAGGAAAGACTTTTAAAATATTTTCTCCAATCCTGTTATCTTTAAATGTTTCAGGAGGTAAAAACATGGATATTAAAATTGAAAAAAAGAAAGGTTTTAAAATTGCAGGGATAAGAAAAGAAGTAAATGAAAATACAAATTTTCCCGAAGTATGGAATAAGTTATTTTCCAAAGTAGACAGTCGTATTTTGGAAAATCTTGGAAATGGACAAAGTTACGGAGCTTGTTGTAATTTTAAAAATAAAATCGAAGTTTTATGTGAAAAAAATATATTCGATTATATGGCGGGATATGATGTTAAAGATATGAATAAAGCAAAAGAAGCAGGTCTTGAAATACTGGAAGTTCCCGAAGCTGAATATGCTGTTATTAAATTGAAAGGGGCAATTCCTGAATGTATTCACGAAGGTTGGAAATATGTAACGAACGTATTCTTTCCCGAACAGGGATACAAACATGCAGGAACTCCGGATTTTGAAGTGTATTCTGAAGGAAACCCGGAAAGCATAGATTACGAAATGGAACTTTGGATTCCTGTTGAAAAATTATAA
- a CDS encoding SemiSWEET family transporter, with protein sequence MSEKNLKILGWIGTFLSVIMYVSYIPQIMGNLHGNKTPFLQPLAAAINCTIWTSYGLLKEKKDYPLSAANLPGIIFGLLATITAF encoded by the coding sequence GTGAGCGAGAAAAATTTGAAAATTTTGGGATGGATAGGAACATTTCTTTCGGTAATAATGTATGTTTCTTACATACCTCAAATAATGGGGAATTTACATGGGAATAAAACACCGTTTTTACAACCTTTGGCTGCTGCTATAAACTGTACAATATGGACAAGTTACGGACTTCTTAAAGAGAAAAAAGATTATCCGTTATCGGCAGCAAATCTTCCGGGAATTATTTTCGGACTGTTGGCAACAATAACTGCGTTTTAG
- the clpB gene encoding ATP-dependent chaperone ClpB: MEEKFTQKSMEALSEAHNFAVRYKSSDMKVEHLLLALIGQMNGLIPNILKKMGINTIELTKKLEDKLNRMPKIEGGTSDPRPNGELNRVIVGAEDYAKKMGDAYISTEHLFLASYDNNSFLRENGIVKNQFENVLNEIRGGRKIMSDNPENSYEALEKYGKDLVELARKGKLDPIIGRDQEIRRAIQILSRRNKNNPILIGEPGVGKTAIAEGIAQRILKGDVPENLKDKTIFSLDMGALISGAKYRGEFEERLKAVLDELENSDGRIILFIDEVHNIVGAGKTEGSMDAGNLLKPMLARGEIKVIGATTLDEYRKYIEKDAALERRFQPIMVNEPTVEDTISILRGLKEKFEIFHGIRITDNAIVTAATMSDRYINDRFLPDKAIDLIDEAAAKVKTEINSMPTELDEVTRRLMQLEIEKVALTKEKDQASKDRLESLEKEIAELKEEETKLKSQWENEKQEAGRLTKINEEIEKVNLEIQEAERKSDYNKLAELKYGKLATLEKERENEEEKWKDRNEGNGNKLLKQEIDSEEIAEIVGKWTGIPVSKLLQGEKEKILNLAEHMKARVIGQDEAIETISDTIIRSRAGLKDPNRPIGSFIFLGPTGVGKTYLTKTLAHNLFDDENNIVRIDMSEYMDKFSVTRLIGAPPGYVGYEEGGQLTEAVRRKPYSVILFDEIEKAHPDVFNVLLQLLDDGRLTDGKGKVVDFKNTIVIMTSNIGSEIILEDPKLSNVTKEAVLDEMKHRFKPEFLNRIDDIIVFKSLGKEHVKNIISLILKDINKKLKDQFIKIEFTDKALDYIVDEAYDPAYGARPLKRFVQKDIETNLSKMILSNEIPENSTVLIDSDGEKLTYKVK, encoded by the coding sequence ATGGAAGAAAAATTTACGCAAAAAAGTATGGAAGCTCTTTCCGAAGCTCATAACTTTGCGGTAAGATATAAAAGTTCGGATATGAAAGTAGAACATTTGTTGCTCGCATTAATCGGGCAAATGAACGGGCTTATTCCCAACATACTTAAAAAAATGGGAATAAACACAATAGAATTAACAAAAAAACTCGAAGATAAATTGAACAGAATGCCGAAAATTGAAGGCGGTACTTCAGATCCAAGACCTAATGGAGAGTTAAACAGAGTCATAGTAGGTGCCGAAGATTACGCTAAAAAAATGGGGGACGCTTATATAAGTACAGAGCACCTATTTTTAGCGAGTTATGACAATAACAGTTTTTTAAGAGAAAACGGTATTGTAAAAAATCAATTTGAAAACGTACTAAATGAAATAAGAGGAGGTAGAAAAATTATGTCCGACAACCCTGAAAATTCATATGAAGCATTGGAAAAATACGGAAAAGATCTGGTAGAACTGGCAAGAAAAGGTAAACTTGATCCGATTATAGGAAGGGATCAGGAAATAAGACGTGCTATTCAGATTTTATCCAGAAGAAATAAAAATAACCCTATTTTAATCGGTGAGCCGGGAGTAGGTAAAACAGCTATTGCTGAAGGTATCGCACAAAGAATACTCAAAGGTGACGTGCCTGAAAATTTAAAAGATAAAACTATATTCTCGCTTGATATGGGAGCATTGATTTCCGGTGCAAAATACAGAGGAGAATTTGAAGAAAGACTTAAAGCCGTTCTTGACGAATTGGAAAACAGCGACGGAAGAATAATACTATTTATAGACGAAGTACATAATATAGTGGGGGCAGGAAAAACCGAAGGTTCTATGGACGCAGGAAACCTTTTGAAACCTATGCTTGCCCGTGGAGAAATTAAAGTTATCGGTGCTACTACATTGGATGAATACAGAAAATATATCGAAAAGGATGCTGCTCTTGAAAGAAGATTTCAGCCTATTATGGTAAATGAGCCTACTGTAGAAGATACAATTTCAATATTACGTGGACTGAAAGAAAAATTTGAGATATTTCACGGTATCAGAATTACTGATAACGCCATAGTTACAGCCGCTACAATGAGTGACAGATATATAAATGACAGATTTTTGCCGGATAAAGCTATCGACCTTATAGACGAAGCCGCTGCTAAAGTAAAAACCGAAATAAACTCCATGCCTACAGAGCTTGACGAAGTAACAAGACGTCTTATGCAGCTTGAGATAGAAAAAGTGGCATTGACAAAAGAAAAAGATCAGGCTTCCAAAGATAGACTCGAATCATTGGAGAAAGAAATAGCCGAATTAAAAGAAGAAGAGACTAAATTAAAATCTCAATGGGAAAACGAGAAACAGGAAGCGGGAAGACTTACAAAAATCAACGAAGAAATTGAAAAAGTCAACTTAGAGATTCAGGAAGCCGAAAGAAAAAGCGATTATAACAAATTAGCCGAATTAAAATACGGAAAATTGGCTACTCTTGAAAAAGAGAGAGAAAATGAAGAAGAAAAATGGAAAGACAGAAACGAAGGAAACGGAAACAAATTATTGAAACAGGAAATCGACAGTGAGGAAATAGCCGAAATTGTCGGAAAATGGACAGGAATACCTGTTTCAAAATTATTGCAGGGAGAAAAAGAGAAAATATTGAATCTCGCTGAGCATATGAAAGCTCGTGTAATAGGGCAGGATGAAGCTATAGAAACTATAAGCGATACAATAATAAGATCCCGTGCAGGATTGAAAGATCCGAACAGACCTATAGGTTCATTTATATTCCTCGGACCTACAGGAGTGGGGAAAACTTACCTGACTAAAACTCTTGCACATAACTTGTTCGATGACGAAAATAATATTGTCAGAATAGATATGAGTGAGTATATGGATAAATTCAGCGTCACAAGACTTATAGGGGCACCTCCGGGATACGTAGGATACGAAGAAGGCGGACAACTCACAGAAGCTGTCAGAAGAAAACCTTATTCGGTTATACTGTTCGACGAGATTGAAAAAGCTCATCCCGATGTATTCAATGTTCTGCTTCAATTACTTGATGACGGAAGACTTACAGACGGAAAAGGTAAAGTCGTAGACTTTAAAAATACTATCGTTATAATGACATCGAATATCGGAAGTGAGATTATACTCGAAGATCCTAAACTTTCCAATGTTACAAAAGAAGCCGTGCTCGATGAAATGAAACACAGATTCAAGCCTGAATTTTTAAACAGAATTGACGATATTATCGTGTTTAAGTCATTAGGAAAAGAACACGTAAAAAATATTATAAGTTTGATACTTAAAGATATAAACAAAAAACTTAAAGATCAGTTTATAAAAATAGAATTTACCGACAAAGCTCTTGATTATATAGTAGACGAGGCATATGATCCTGCTTACGGAGCAAGACCTTTAAAAAGATTTGTTCAAAAAGATATAGAAACTAATCTTTCAAAAATGATTTTATCTAATGAAATACCTGAAAACAGTACTGTTTTAATAGACAGTGACGGAGAAAAACTTACTTATAAGGTAAAATAG
- a CDS encoding BglG family transcription antiterminator, with the protein MLNYKEIEILNSLIKGEKCSFRAISEKYGISDRAARYYIDNIDYILKILGYKITEKDRNIIFLETDQDFSKIFEILKKAQKLSVDDRVNILKLILFFDEKGLNITKISEELQISRTTIKKDMKLLSEELGKDGIKLNYKNNIGYKPEGNNGEILIKQIELIEEILELSKGKDDFKIVKTQILNYFYKYIKEENIENTKEFIVEVEKVMELNINGESYNKIFSYMLILLNFDGKYGNSQDSVSKKFLAHTDEYEKIKEILENILKATVKQEMLIEMTDLITGITINSFENNSFEDWINEELIIKKMISKVSKIVKTDLTRDEILYNGLLYHIKPAMYRIKNNIQITNSVFKELILAKDPVLNVVNEGIKEIEELFGVKFPEDEIALIGFHIKASIERNTSEKTKKVILICGLGYGSSKVLEQSLKENYDLDIVDVLPYYLIEDTLPNYKNIDLILSTVDLKHKYGDVPVVKINPLLKEDDFVKLSKYGIKKGNRKISMKKLMKIIKNNTTMENSDKLIEELKQELENSIVDDLSDAGTILREILNKENVRFAEKVQDWEEAITKSGNILVENKVVKSGYVEEMIKLVKKHGAYIVIEEGIAIPHAGISENVLKTGVSLLIVKEKVFFPSGRGANIFLSFATINKNDHLNILNDLFELITKYNFIEEISKISKYEELEKYFRKEFVC; encoded by the coding sequence ATGTTGAATTATAAAGAAATAGAAATATTAAACAGCCTTATAAAAGGTGAAAAGTGCAGTTTCAGAGCCATATCCGAGAAATACGGAATATCCGACAGAGCTGCCAGATATTATATTGATAATATTGATTACATATTGAAAATACTCGGCTATAAAATAACCGAGAAGGACAGAAATATTATTTTTCTGGAAACAGATCAGGATTTCAGTAAGATTTTTGAGATCTTAAAAAAAGCACAGAAATTATCTGTTGATGACAGAGTAAATATTTTGAAGTTAATTCTCTTTTTTGATGAAAAAGGACTTAATATAACAAAAATATCCGAAGAACTTCAAATTTCAAGAACAACGATAAAAAAAGATATGAAACTGTTATCGGAGGAGCTTGGAAAAGACGGAATAAAGCTGAATTATAAAAATAATATCGGCTATAAACCTGAAGGAAATAACGGAGAAATTCTTATCAAACAGATTGAACTGATTGAAGAAATACTGGAGCTGTCCAAAGGAAAAGATGATTTTAAAATAGTAAAAACTCAAATTCTGAATTATTTTTATAAATATATAAAAGAAGAAAATATTGAAAATACAAAAGAATTTATAGTAGAAGTCGAAAAAGTAATGGAACTGAATATAAACGGAGAAAGCTATAATAAAATATTTTCTTATATGCTGATATTGCTGAACTTTGACGGTAAATACGGCAACAGTCAGGATTCTGTTTCTAAAAAATTTCTCGCTCATACTGATGAATATGAAAAAATAAAGGAAATACTTGAAAATATTTTGAAAGCAACTGTAAAACAGGAAATGTTGATAGAAATGACCGATTTAATAACAGGAATTACAATAAACAGTTTTGAAAATAATTCTTTTGAGGACTGGATAAATGAAGAACTGATTATAAAGAAGATGATTTCCAAAGTCAGTAAAATAGTGAAAACCGATTTGACAAGGGATGAAATACTGTATAACGGACTTTTGTATCATATAAAACCTGCAATGTACAGAATAAAAAACAATATTCAGATAACAAATTCAGTGTTTAAAGAGCTTATACTCGCAAAAGATCCTGTCCTTAATGTCGTAAATGAAGGGATTAAGGAAATAGAAGAACTTTTCGGAGTTAAATTTCCCGAAGATGAAATAGCTTTAATAGGTTTTCATATAAAAGCTTCAATAGAAAGAAATACTTCGGAAAAAACGAAAAAAGTAATACTCATTTGCGGTTTGGGGTACGGAAGTTCCAAAGTTCTGGAGCAAAGTCTGAAAGAAAATTATGACTTAGATATAGTGGATGTTCTTCCTTATTATTTAATAGAAGATACTTTGCCTAATTATAAAAACATTGATTTGATTTTATCTACTGTCGATTTGAAGCATAAATACGGAGATGTTCCTGTAGTTAAGATAAATCCTTTACTTAAAGAAGACGATTTTGTCAAACTTTCTAAATACGGCATAAAAAAAGGTAACAGGAAAATATCTATGAAAAAATTAATGAAAATAATAAAAAATAATACGACAATGGAAAATTCCGATAAACTTATTGAGGAGCTGAAACAGGAACTGGAAAACAGTATTGTTGATGATTTATCTGATGCAGGAACGATTCTGAGAGAAATACTTAATAAAGAAAATGTTAGATTTGCTGAAAAAGTTCAGGATTGGGAAGAAGCAATAACAAAGTCGGGCAATATACTTGTTGAAAATAAGGTTGTAAAAAGCGGATATGTAGAAGAAATGATAAAACTTGTGAAAAAACACGGAGCTTATATAGTAATCGAAGAGGGAATAGCGATACCTCATGCGGGAATTTCGGAAAATGTATTGAAAACAGGTGTGTCATTATTAATAGTAAAAGAAAAAGTATTTTTCCCGAGCGGAAGAGGAGCAAATATATTTCTGAGTTTTGCAACAATAAATAAAAACGATCATTTGAATATACTGAATGATTTGTTTGAATTGATTACCAAATATAATTTTATAGAAGAAATATCAAAAATAAGTAAATACGAAGAATTGGAAAAATATTTCAGAAAGGAATTTGTATGTTAG
- a CDS encoding PTS sugar transporter subunit IIA, translated as MLEEILDGNIQTVDFVKDWEESIKIASKPLLEKKIIEEKYVEAMIESIKKLGFYIILRENLAMPHARPEEGAIDTGISLLKLNQPVNYGDEKVYLVIVLASKDSDSHTEILMKLVELFQDDESIEELIKAETVEEIRRIVGKY; from the coding sequence ATGTTAGAAGAAATACTTGATGGAAATATACAGACAGTCGATTTTGTAAAGGACTGGGAAGAAAGTATAAAAATAGCTTCTAAGCCCTTACTTGAAAAAAAAATTATTGAAGAAAAATATGTGGAAGCAATGATAGAAAGTATAAAAAAACTGGGATTTTACATCATTTTAAGGGAAAATCTTGCTATGCCCCATGCAAGACCTGAAGAGGGGGCGATAGATACAGGGATAAGTCTTTTAAAACTGAATCAGCCTGTAAATTACGGAGATGAAAAGGTATATCTTGTAATTGTGCTGGCTTCCAAAGATTCTGACAGCCATACGGAAATACTTATGAAACTTGTGGAACTGTTTCAGGACGACGAGAGTATAGAGGAGCTTATTAAGGCTGAGACAGTGGAAGAGATAAGGCGGATAGTGGGGAAGTATTAA
- a CDS encoding PTS sugar transporter subunit IIB: MKIMAVCGSGLGSSFIVEMNIKKVLKKIGVEAEVEHSDLASAVSGAADLFVMAKDIAESSSVPAEKRIVLDSIISMPELEEKLTNYFKK; encoded by the coding sequence ATGAAAATTATGGCAGTTTGCGGTTCAGGATTGGGAAGCAGCTTTATAGTTGAGATGAACATAAAAAAAGTATTGAAAAAAATCGGAGTTGAAGCAGAAGTGGAGCATTCGGATTTGGCATCGGCAGTTTCAGGAGCAGCTGATTTGTTTGTAATGGCAAAAGATATTGCAGAAAGTTCAAGTGTTCCCGCTGAAAAACGGATAGTTTTGGACAGTATTATAAGTATGCCAGAACTTGAAGAAAAATTAACAAATTATTTTAAAAAATAA
- a CDS encoding PTS ascorbate transporter subunit IIC yields MKTLLTFIVDILKVPSILVGLIAMIGLMVQKKPVADIVKGTIKTILGFLVLGGGAGLVVSSLAPMGTMFEQGFHVQGIVPNNEAIVSLALKEYGTITALIMALGMFWNIFIARFTKLKYIFLTGHHTLYMACMIGIILKVGGFEGPLLIFIGSLTLGLVMAIFPALAQPYMRKITGSDDVGFGHFSTIGYVLSGIVGSLIGKGSKSTEEMKLPKNLSFLRDSSISISLTMMIIYLILALVAGKDFVEKELSGGDNYLVFAVIQAITFAAGVYIILSGVRLVLAEIVPAFVGFSEKLVPNAKPALDCPIVFPYAPNAVLIGFLCSFLGGIIGLFILGMLKWTLILPGVVPHFFCGATAGVFGNATGGRRGASWGAFANGLLLTFLPVILLPVLGNLGFANTTFSDADFVTVGIVLGNMAKSVSPMIVSAIIVGITVVLVALGFVPSKKKEEK; encoded by the coding sequence ATGAAAACTTTATTGACTTTTATAGTGGATATTTTAAAAGTACCGTCAATTTTAGTAGGATTAATAGCAATGATAGGATTGATGGTTCAGAAAAAACCTGTTGCCGATATAGTAAAAGGTACAATTAAGACTATTTTGGGATTTCTTGTATTAGGAGGAGGAGCGGGACTTGTAGTAAGTTCTCTTGCACCTATGGGAACTATGTTTGAACAGGGCTTTCATGTACAGGGAATTGTTCCTAATAATGAAGCAATAGTTTCATTAGCATTAAAAGAATACGGAACAATTACAGCTCTTATAATGGCACTTGGAATGTTTTGGAATATATTTATTGCAAGATTTACAAAATTGAAATATATATTTCTGACAGGACATCATACATTATACATGGCTTGTATGATAGGGATAATATTGAAAGTCGGAGGATTTGAAGGACCTTTATTGATATTTATAGGATCCTTGACTTTAGGACTTGTAATGGCTATATTCCCTGCTTTGGCACAACCTTATATGAGAAAAATCACAGGTAGTGATGATGTAGGATTCGGACATTTCAGTACAATAGGATACGTATTGTCGGGAATAGTAGGGTCTTTAATAGGAAAAGGTTCAAAATCAACAGAAGAAATGAAATTACCTAAAAACTTAAGTTTTTTAAGAGACAGTTCGATTTCTATTTCATTGACAATGATGATAATTTATTTGATACTGGCTTTGGTAGCAGGAAAAGATTTTGTTGAAAAAGAATTAAGCGGCGGAGATAATTATCTTGTATTTGCAGTTATTCAGGCTATAACATTTGCTGCCGGAGTTTATATCATCCTGTCGGGAGTAAGACTTGTTTTAGCGGAAATAGTTCCTGCATTTGTAGGATTTTCAGAAAAACTTGTACCAAATGCAAAACCTGCGTTGGATTGCCCTATAGTTTTTCCTTATGCACCTAATGCAGTGTTAATAGGATTTTTATGCAGCTTTTTAGGAGGGATAATCGGGCTCTTTATATTGGGGATGTTAAAATGGACGCTTATTTTACCAGGAGTAGTTCCTCATTTCTTCTGTGGTGCCACAGCAGGAGTGTTTGGAAATGCTACGGGAGGTAGAAGAGGTGCTTCGTGGGGAGCTTTTGCAAACGGATTGCTATTGACTTTCTTACCTGTAATACTGTTACCTGTATTGGGAAATTTAGGGTTTGCAAATACTACATTTTCAGATGCGGACTTTGTAACTGTAGGAATCGTTTTAGGAAATATGGCTAAATCAGTATCACCAATGATAGTATCTGCAATAATAGTAGGTATAACTGTTGTATTGGTAGCTTTAGGATTTGTGCCTTCAAAGAAAAAAGAAGAAAAATAA